GCGCGGCCTCGATCAGGATCGGCCGCCACTCGTCAGGCACGCGGCCGCCGGGGGGCGCGATGCCGATGGTCAGGGTGGTGGCGTCGGGCGCGTCGCTCAGGCTGGCGATGATGGGCGTGTCGCCGCCCACGCCGAACGCCTGGTTGGTCGTCTGCCCGGCCCGCGAGCGGTCGAGCACCCCGACCACGTTCTCGCCGCGGTAGCGGAGGATGCTGGTGGCAGTCTTGGCGGCCAGCAGGGAGGCCGCGCCGTCCGTGAGCAGGACGATTTGTTCGTTGGGAGGGGCCAAGGGTCGTGCAAACCTGGGAGGGGAGCGGGGGGAGCCTGCGCAACGCGACCACCGGGGCTGCCGGCCACTCGCCTACGCATTTCGGCCAATCCGAATGGTAATCTGCGCAGGATGCCGGCTAAAGCCCCGCCAGCGCAGCAGTGTCACGCGAACGCGCACTTCGGCGCTAGTAGCCGGCGTCGCGGTCCTTCTGACCGGCCAGCAGCTCGCGGCGGTAGGCCAGCGGGGTTGTGTTGACCTCCTTCTTGAACGCCACGCCAAACCGGGTCGCGTTCGCGAAGCCGCACGCGTGCGCGACCTCGCTGATCGACAGCTCGCGTTTGGCCAGCAGCTCGCGGCCGCGCTCCAGCTGCACCCGGCGGATCTCCTTGGCGGGCGAGCGGCCCAGGTAGTTGCGGAACTGGATCTCCAGGCCGCGGCGGGAGATCGGTATCTCGCGGAGGATGTCGAGCACGGCGATGCCGCGGTGGGCGTGGGCGCGGATGAACCGCAGCGCGTCGACGATCATCGGGTCGTCGATCGCCAAGAGGTCGGTCGACTGCCGCGCGGCGATGCCGTGGGGCGCGGTCCGGATGGCCGACTTGGGCGCCGCGGCGCCTGAAATCAGCGAGTCCAGCATCTCGGCCGCGGTGAACCCGATCTTCTCGCTCGCCACTTTGACGTGCGACAAGGGGGGCGTGGAAACCTCGCAGAACACGTCGTTCGGGTCGCCCGCCAGGATCGCAATGTCATCGGGCACACGGAACGAGTTGAGGTGGCAGATCTCCGCCAGCTGACGGCCGTGGGCGGCGTCGATCGCCAGGATCGCGATCGGCTGCGGCAGCGAGGCCAGCCACCGCGACACCCGACGCTGCTGCTCCACCCAGCCGATCTTTCGTCCCGGGCGGTAGCCCGGCTTGTACTCGCGGCACGTGAACCCGTGCTCCTCGACGGCTTTGACGAACGCCTCGCCCCGCTTCTTCGAGTACTGCGTGCTGGGCGGCGCGAAGTAGCCGAACTGCTGGAAGCCACGGTCCAGCAGGTGCGTAAGCGCCTGCTCGGCCAACGCGGCCTCGTCGGTGATGACCATCGGGAAC
This genomic interval from Posidoniimonas corsicana contains the following:
- a CDS encoding AraC family transcriptional regulator — encoded protein: MDSAKPRNPSETNGEPSHTPTMFRNMKRVAVLIETDTSSGCSVIRGIADYAERHGGWHLLLDPRDHEHRSALPDGWSGHGIIARLSSRQQIDQVRACGAPVVNVDDIYEDLAEFPMVITDEAALAEQALTHLLDRGFQQFGYFAPPSTQYSKKRGEAFVKAVEEHGFTCREYKPGYRPGRKIGWVEQQRRVSRWLASLPQPIAILAIDAAHGRQLAEICHLNSFRVPDDIAILAGDPNDVFCEVSTPPLSHVKVASEKIGFTAAEMLDSLISGAAAPKSAIRTAPHGIAARQSTDLLAIDDPMIVDALRFIRAHAHRGIAVLDILREIPISRRGLEIQFRNYLGRSPAKEIRRVQLERGRELLAKRELSISEVAHACGFANATRFGVAFKKEVNTTPLAYRRELLAGQKDRDAGY